Proteins encoded together in one Pelagicoccus albus window:
- a CDS encoding restriction endonuclease subunit S — protein sequence MNIKHCRLADIVEIFPGYPFRGPVEEKERGSHYVLQLKNVQLGRRIDWNNCTRTDLPGKKEPDLLEEGDLVFAARGVHNHAFAIGIKGDSSPYVASPHFFHLRIKPNEQIYDEFLAFLLNYGPSQNYFQKEAAGSLTKSIKRSTLENTPICIPSVERQIAMNDLVYAIRQERITAERLIQVGEFNLHALANNEMLRSTRD from the coding sequence ATGAACATTAAACACTGTAGACTAGCTGATATTGTCGAGATCTTCCCTGGATACCCATTTCGCGGCCCCGTCGAAGAAAAGGAACGCGGCAGTCATTATGTGCTTCAGCTCAAGAATGTGCAGTTAGGCCGGCGTATTGACTGGAACAACTGCACAAGAACCGACCTGCCTGGCAAAAAGGAACCCGACCTACTCGAAGAGGGGGATTTGGTTTTCGCAGCTCGAGGTGTGCACAATCACGCTTTCGCAATAGGCATAAAGGGCGACAGCTCGCCATACGTGGCCTCGCCCCACTTTTTCCATCTGCGCATCAAGCCGAATGAACAGATTTACGACGAGTTCCTCGCCTTCTTGCTAAACTACGGACCGAGCCAAAATTATTTTCAAAAAGAAGCGGCAGGCTCGCTAACTAAGAGCATCAAGCGTTCGACTCTCGAAAACACCCCCATCTGCATACCTTCCGTAGAACGACAGATCGCTATGAACGACTTAGTCTACGCCATCCGCCAAGAGAGAATTACCGCGGAAAGGCTCATCCAAGTTGGGGAATTTAATCTTCATGCCCTCGCCAACAACGAAATGCTCCGCTCCACCAGAGATTAA
- the gapS1 gene encoding GapS1 family protein: MPENDPHFAAYKPIRNKLRKLNPHSILKLVADKLFEVENRGIEVMRHFQPWNMLLLLRWSIQEIDTVAHRRPDATQNDFHQLLNQIHEMDALSLPDDYEHVILFLRTLSYQQFALQRGPDGSAIARMNLLFGGLKNGHEYQTQFKKQTGISILDCLDLCYATATIFIARTPSRTIQPQLYRLIKDSLPPSAIEDFLVLISTTPTEVQSRLANDPDFKNQTIAEQSILPSPFLDTPIIRVGQSKYRVLSPRLVLRRIESVIYRTLKTGNPSFGVKFGRIFEAYVHDCLRSAEVDCLSENQLNRTFGGEGKCVDFLIREDECNILIDAKGVEANLPARIARSTSYLISKLRTSVQKGIEQGMETQIRALSSDSLKREIRINPCEPFLLIVTYDHLHLGSSYDLESILGDSMLSKLREKYGDPLPVPLGNIFFASIEEFEDLLSAIRTKEISSFGGFFRYAREQDLDPRTRKMDLYLHLAERIKNPERLPILQESLTQIARRVILRIPDAYRNGAKTKAFLK, translated from the coding sequence GTGCCCGAAAACGATCCTCACTTCGCAGCCTACAAACCGATTCGCAACAAGCTCCGAAAGCTAAATCCCCATAGCATCCTCAAGCTCGTAGCAGACAAGCTTTTTGAAGTCGAAAATCGCGGGATAGAGGTAATGCGCCACTTCCAACCCTGGAACATGTTGCTGCTATTGAGGTGGTCCATTCAGGAAATCGATACGGTTGCCCATCGCAGGCCTGATGCGACTCAAAACGACTTCCACCAGCTTTTGAACCAAATCCACGAGATGGATGCCCTTTCGCTTCCGGATGATTACGAGCACGTGATACTATTTCTGCGAACGCTTTCCTACCAGCAATTCGCCCTGCAACGCGGTCCAGACGGGTCAGCTATCGCCCGGATGAACCTACTATTTGGCGGGCTGAAAAACGGGCACGAGTATCAAACACAATTCAAAAAACAGACTGGAATCTCGATTCTAGACTGCCTGGATCTCTGCTACGCCACTGCAACAATCTTCATAGCCCGCACACCTTCACGCACAATACAGCCGCAGCTATACAGACTGATCAAAGATTCGCTACCTCCTTCGGCTATCGAGGATTTCCTCGTGCTTATTTCTACAACGCCAACAGAAGTTCAAAGTCGACTCGCCAACGATCCCGATTTCAAAAACCAAACAATCGCCGAACAAAGCATCCTTCCCTCGCCGTTTTTAGACACCCCCATTATTCGAGTTGGTCAATCAAAGTACCGAGTGCTGTCTCCAAGACTGGTCTTAAGAAGAATAGAGTCCGTAATCTACCGGACTCTCAAGACTGGCAATCCGAGCTTTGGTGTGAAGTTCGGTCGCATCTTTGAGGCCTATGTCCACGACTGCCTCAGATCCGCAGAGGTCGACTGCCTGTCAGAGAACCAACTTAACCGAACATTTGGCGGCGAAGGTAAATGCGTCGACTTCCTGATCCGAGAGGACGAGTGCAACATCCTGATCGATGCCAAAGGCGTCGAGGCTAACCTTCCCGCACGCATCGCAAGATCGACATCCTACCTAATCTCCAAGCTTAGAACCTCAGTCCAAAAAGGGATAGAACAGGGCATGGAGACGCAAATAAGAGCGCTTTCGAGCGATAGCCTCAAAAGAGAAATTCGCATTAACCCGTGTGAGCCCTTCCTGCTTATAGTCACTTACGATCACTTGCATCTGGGCTCTAGCTACGACCTCGAATCGATTCTCGGCGATTCCATGCTCTCGAAGTTGAGAGAGAAATATGGCGACCCGCTTCCCGTTCCACTGGGAAACATATTTTTCGCCAGCATAGAGGAATTTGAAGATCTTCTGTCGGCAATTCGCACTAAGGAGATATCATCCTTTGGAGGCTTCTTCCGATACGCCCGAGAACAAGACCTCGACCCCAGAACACGTAAAATGGACCTCTATCTGCATTTGGCAGAAAGGATCAAAAATCCCGAGAGGCTACCTATTCTGCAAGAGTCACTGACCCAAATAGCGCGCCGCGTGATCCTCCGAATTCCGGACGCGTACAGAAATGGAGCGAAAACCAAAGCATTCCTCAAATAA
- a CDS encoding CHC2 zinc finger domain-containing protein: MFISKEKVAEVKRRVSLADIVAQDTDLFDRDGYFVGESPFSGKGNEGPIYVNTDLNRFSCQVTGERGDNIAYIMLRDDVSFLNAVRYLAKIGGIEVSGQSRRPARRLAPPAYPELNFGPDWQMPASRRTA; this comes from the coding sequence ATGTTCATATCCAAAGAAAAAGTCGCCGAAGTGAAACGCCGCGTATCCCTAGCCGATATCGTAGCCCAAGACACCGATCTCTTCGATCGGGATGGCTACTTCGTAGGGGAGAGCCCATTTTCGGGCAAAGGAAACGAAGGGCCCATATACGTAAATACGGACCTCAACCGCTTCTCCTGCCAGGTAACGGGCGAAAGGGGGGATAATATAGCCTATATCATGCTTAGGGATGACGTCTCCTTTCTGAACGCCGTCCGCTACCTGGCGAAAATCGGCGGAATAGAAGTATCCGGCCAGTCGCGACGTCCGGCCAGACGCTTAGCTCCGCCCGCCTATCCAGAGCTCAACTTCGGACCCGACTGGCAGATGCCAGCCAGCCGAAGGACAGCCTGA
- a CDS encoding helix-turn-helix transcriptional regulator, which yields MSAPNQFLSETHIIGPECRERALDNERFPILKNAPFIWVGYSVLKPPYRIVRLNSVHSHIIVSVSGKGRTLIDGQSVDWEPRQALLGPVGKHHGFEIAGSEPWTIAWIFFDDHPSSPALKGQKVELVDSPSNDFETTVSMLLHEASGPAQPNVMAALVTILDANARRLAGSEEVDQRLWKLWEKVESNLAYPWTTLEMSRSANMSEEHLRRLCQKDYQRSPMRHLTKLRMSRASVMLKSSTMSIEEIASKVGYASVYSFSAAFKRQTGYSPGKTRSR from the coding sequence ATGTCTGCCCCCAACCAGTTTTTAAGCGAAACCCACATCATAGGTCCCGAGTGCCGGGAACGGGCACTGGACAACGAACGTTTCCCCATCCTCAAAAACGCCCCTTTCATCTGGGTAGGATACAGCGTGCTTAAGCCGCCCTACCGCATTGTCAGACTCAATTCAGTACACAGCCACATCATCGTTTCGGTCTCCGGAAAGGGGCGAACATTGATCGATGGGCAGTCTGTCGACTGGGAACCGAGGCAAGCCCTTCTGGGACCTGTCGGCAAGCACCATGGCTTCGAAATCGCCGGTTCGGAACCATGGACCATTGCGTGGATCTTCTTCGACGACCACCCATCATCCCCCGCCCTAAAAGGGCAAAAAGTAGAACTCGTCGACTCGCCGTCTAACGACTTCGAAACAACCGTTTCAATGCTTCTGCACGAAGCGTCTGGCCCCGCTCAGCCGAATGTCATGGCCGCGCTTGTAACCATACTCGACGCAAACGCTCGCAGACTCGCCGGTTCCGAGGAGGTCGACCAACGACTTTGGAAGCTCTGGGAAAAAGTCGAGAGCAACCTGGCATACCCTTGGACGACTTTGGAGATGTCCCGCTCCGCGAATATGAGCGAAGAGCATCTGAGGCGACTCTGCCAAAAGGATTACCAGCGCAGCCCCATGAGGCATCTAACCAAACTCCGAATGAGCCGTGCCAGCGTCATGCTGAAATCCTCCACGATGAGCATTGAGGAAATCGCAAGCAAAGTCGGCTACGCCTCCGTCTATTCCTTCTCCGCCGCCTTCAAACGCCAAACCGGCTACTCGCCCGGAAAAACTAGATCCCGCTAA
- a CDS encoding beta-L-arabinofuranosidase domain-containing protein, which translates to MIQINSVSEDPGEQKLEISSELPKPRLTSSSLGEVSLLPGLFQERRELTKAYLLRLGTRNLLQNHMLEAGIRIDDPSEKLHQGWEAPHYQLRGHFAGHWLSAATHYAAVDHDPLMAARAREVVEQLEHCQELNGGQWVASIPEEYFAYLVDGRPIWSPQYTLHKTLMGLFDAYRFSGDEEALAVLDKASIWFDDWTRRMIDEGHGKAVYGGECAGMLELWADLYAVTGNERYLKLASRYAMPDLFRRLLEGEDALTNDHANASVPWIQGAARLYEVTGDERYREVVEAFWKQGVEDRGMFATTGSNAGEFWIPPQQFGRFLGSRTQEHCTVYNMIRVADYLYRWTGEARYADYIERALYNGILAQQNPHTGMIAYFLPNEPGSKKVWGTETHDFWCCHGTLVQAQSMYEDLVYYISDEGVTVGQFLASEAAFGASGNEIRIRQMVDTSDRGQNFVRTDELTRFVVELAVESESTDPWVLKIRQPSWAIGKAEITIDGVPVKAGLSDDGSLKIERKWTESTVRVAFSKRLVLEPLPGGENRFALLDGPVVLAALTESEPSLSLDSIVSKYEHQYVSGRDWQSGHYLAKTKEGSVSLVPIYEIADEAYTTYFHGEE; encoded by the coding sequence GTGATCCAGATCAATAGCGTCTCTGAAGATCCGGGGGAGCAAAAGCTGGAAATCAGCTCGGAACTGCCCAAGCCAAGACTTACGAGCAGCTCGCTGGGCGAGGTCTCTTTGTTGCCCGGCCTTTTCCAAGAGCGGCGCGAGCTGACGAAGGCGTACCTTCTGCGATTGGGTACCCGAAACTTGCTGCAAAATCACATGCTTGAAGCCGGCATACGGATAGACGACCCTTCCGAAAAACTGCACCAGGGCTGGGAGGCTCCGCACTATCAGTTGCGCGGGCATTTCGCGGGTCACTGGCTTTCGGCAGCTACTCACTACGCAGCGGTTGACCATGATCCCTTGATGGCTGCTCGAGCCAGAGAGGTCGTTGAGCAGCTTGAGCATTGTCAGGAGTTGAATGGTGGCCAATGGGTCGCTTCCATTCCGGAAGAGTACTTCGCCTATTTGGTTGACGGTAGGCCGATTTGGTCACCCCAGTACACGCTACATAAGACTCTGATGGGATTGTTTGACGCGTATCGGTTTTCTGGTGATGAGGAAGCTTTGGCGGTCCTTGATAAGGCGTCCATCTGGTTCGACGACTGGACGCGGCGTATGATCGATGAAGGTCATGGCAAAGCGGTCTATGGCGGCGAGTGCGCGGGCATGCTTGAGCTCTGGGCGGATCTGTATGCCGTGACCGGAAATGAACGCTACTTGAAGCTAGCGTCCCGCTACGCGATGCCGGACCTGTTCCGTCGCCTTTTGGAAGGCGAGGACGCGTTGACGAACGACCACGCCAACGCGAGCGTGCCTTGGATTCAAGGAGCGGCACGCTTGTATGAAGTAACTGGAGACGAACGCTACCGAGAGGTTGTAGAGGCGTTTTGGAAACAGGGAGTCGAGGATAGGGGAATGTTCGCTACGACGGGTAGCAACGCAGGCGAATTTTGGATTCCTCCTCAGCAGTTTGGACGCTTTCTCGGAAGCCGCACGCAGGAGCATTGCACCGTGTATAACATGATACGTGTTGCCGACTATCTGTATCGCTGGACTGGAGAAGCCCGCTACGCGGACTACATCGAACGGGCATTGTACAATGGAATCCTCGCTCAGCAGAATCCCCACACCGGGATGATCGCCTACTTTTTGCCGAACGAACCCGGCTCCAAAAAGGTTTGGGGAACGGAGACGCATGACTTCTGGTGCTGTCATGGAACGCTGGTGCAGGCCCAATCGATGTATGAGGATCTTGTATACTACATTTCGGACGAAGGAGTGACAGTAGGGCAGTTCCTGGCTTCCGAAGCTGCCTTTGGCGCAAGCGGAAATGAGATTCGTATTCGCCAAATGGTAGACACAAGCGACCGCGGGCAGAATTTCGTTCGTACCGATGAGCTCACCCGTTTTGTTGTCGAGCTCGCCGTTGAAAGTGAGAGTACGGATCCTTGGGTTTTGAAAATCCGTCAACCCAGTTGGGCGATTGGGAAAGCGGAAATCACGATCGACGGCGTACCGGTCAAGGCCGGTTTGTCCGACGATGGCAGTTTGAAGATCGAGCGCAAGTGGACTGAATCCACCGTTCGCGTAGCTTTTTCGAAGCGTTTGGTACTCGAGCCACTCCCGGGAGGCGAAAACCGATTCGCGCTTCTCGACGGACCGGTTGTCTTGGCCGCTTTGACCGAGTCTGAGCCAAGTCTTTCCTTGGATTCCATAGTTTCCAAGTACGAGCACCAGTACGTTTCGGGGCGCGATTGGCAGTCCGGACATTATTTGGCCAAAACCAAGGAAGGTTCGGTTTCGCTAGTCCCAATCTACGAAATCGCCGACGAAGCGTATACGACCTATTTTCATGGAGAAGAGTAG
- a CDS encoding ATP-binding cassette domain-containing protein, whose protein sequence is MGVELSNIRKSYNDKRVLVDVSLSVEDDENTFIIGPNGSGKSTLLRILADVDRTFRGHRAGPSRGDIAYVPQEITYQSSDRTVLQHLHDQAIHSETIALAIKAMHGMGLSRKFDLERRLCELSGGEKRKLELSIAFSSQAELACLDEPTNDLDAAGIHWLQSAIQNSSIPIVSITHNSELLEDSLNRYIRIEDEGSSIVSFRGLFQDYLEMKSRQLSSSCHQYLQAKEEKKRLEQAINKKRNWAIKGQYKKPKDNDKGRIKAARERSMKSARQAKAMETRYDRLPDPTKPFEKPVFRWDLQSNNKSHRPVISVINATVGYSGHFELGPIDLNITAGSKWLIKGHNGIGKTTLLRSFTEPGLVLDGKIEVKPNVRIEYLSQEICSLRQELSILHYLVEESRSTTQQCMHALSLAQFHRSRCNELVSELSSGELVKLVLCCLSLKSPQVIVLDEPTNHLDFEACQIVIDALSEYDGTLVIVTHEAKFEEALPLIKVVHLEEISSKRFVHPKAARL, encoded by the coding sequence ATCGGAGTAGAACTGTCCAACATTAGAAAGTCGTACAACGACAAGCGCGTTCTCGTCGATGTATCCCTCAGCGTGGAGGACGATGAGAACACGTTCATAATCGGCCCGAACGGATCTGGAAAATCCACACTCCTGAGAATTCTCGCAGACGTCGATCGAACATTCCGGGGACACAGAGCCGGACCTAGCAGAGGAGATATAGCATACGTTCCTCAGGAGATCACCTACCAATCGAGCGATAGGACTGTTCTGCAACATCTGCACGACCAAGCCATCCACTCCGAAACGATAGCTCTAGCGATCAAAGCGATGCATGGAATGGGTCTTTCCCGAAAATTCGACCTCGAGAGAAGACTCTGCGAACTCTCCGGAGGGGAGAAGCGAAAGTTAGAACTCTCTATCGCGTTCAGCTCGCAAGCGGAACTGGCATGCCTCGACGAACCAACCAACGACCTGGATGCCGCTGGCATCCACTGGCTACAGTCCGCTATACAGAACTCCTCAATCCCGATCGTATCGATAACTCACAACAGCGAGTTGCTCGAGGATAGCCTCAACCGCTATATACGCATAGAAGACGAAGGCTCATCCATCGTCAGTTTCAGAGGTCTATTCCAGGATTACCTCGAAATGAAGTCGAGACAACTCTCGTCGAGCTGTCATCAATACCTTCAGGCAAAGGAGGAGAAGAAACGCTTGGAACAAGCTATCAACAAGAAGCGAAACTGGGCCATAAAAGGCCAATACAAGAAACCTAAAGACAACGACAAAGGAAGAATCAAAGCTGCTCGAGAGCGTTCAATGAAATCTGCAAGGCAAGCAAAAGCGATGGAGACTAGGTACGATCGCCTGCCTGACCCCACCAAGCCTTTCGAAAAGCCTGTATTTAGATGGGACCTACAATCGAACAACAAGAGCCACAGGCCTGTTATATCCGTGATCAACGCAACCGTAGGATACTCCGGGCACTTCGAGCTTGGCCCCATTGATCTCAATATAACCGCAGGATCGAAGTGGCTTATAAAAGGTCACAATGGAATCGGCAAGACCACACTTCTCCGATCCTTTACAGAACCGGGCCTTGTTCTTGACGGGAAAATAGAGGTCAAACCCAACGTTCGCATAGAGTACCTTTCCCAAGAGATATGTAGCCTCAGACAAGAATTAAGCATTCTTCACTATCTAGTTGAAGAATCCCGATCTACCACACAACAGTGCATGCACGCTCTTTCTCTCGCTCAATTCCATAGATCGAGATGCAACGAGCTCGTGAGCGAGTTGAGTTCCGGAGAGCTAGTCAAACTCGTGCTTTGCTGCCTTTCACTTAAATCTCCACAAGTCATTGTGCTGGACGAACCCACGAATCACTTGGACTTCGAAGCCTGTCAGATAGTCATCGATGCACTAAGTGAATACGACGGAACCTTGGTCATAGTAACCCATGAGGCCAAATTTGAGGAAGCCCTTCCATTGATCAAGGTCGTGCATCTAGAGGAGATTTCCTCAAAGCGATTCGTTCATCCGAAGGCGGCAAGGCTCTGA
- a CDS encoding MFS transporter: protein MSIFKRNPEFLKLWFGTSTSTFGDALFTIWSVSIVYSSSKSPLLVSLVFLSGMLPDILFQPIAGAIVDRYNPKKILSISATAQTIPLIGVALLAYTDSKYLTASIIIFNVIESIFNTAYHNSVYVLTPATTQNEDIVSANSAIRSASEISNILGFALGGFLLAHLGSITAIGINVASFAIVALVGYFLKIPKKLENRENENSFQLNDLLLGFKYTIKIKRLRFFIIWAAVGNLALAPVMILLPSVVDRLHPGNEALLGLHYVSMSIGGLLGSLTLPLLKLPADKKFFVVSTSFLALFTAVIAFTSHTSLSLVCVCMISMTMVVSSIQVVSEFQKTVDIDILGKSISSFEFFGSLGLPFAIIASGFFSTVFSIESILLWAAVLLLAVATYAMVSDSLKTNSTGLEPSE, encoded by the coding sequence ATGAGTATATTCAAACGAAACCCCGAATTCCTAAAACTTTGGTTCGGAACTTCAACATCCACCTTCGGCGATGCTCTTTTCACCATCTGGTCAGTATCCATTGTATACTCCTCGAGTAAGTCACCGCTTCTTGTGTCGCTGGTATTCCTGTCGGGAATGCTCCCCGATATCCTCTTCCAGCCGATAGCCGGAGCAATCGTCGACAGATACAATCCGAAGAAAATCCTCTCAATATCGGCAACCGCGCAAACGATCCCCTTGATCGGTGTAGCGTTGCTCGCCTACACCGATTCCAAATATCTCACGGCTTCTATAATCATTTTCAATGTAATAGAATCGATCTTCAATACTGCTTACCATAACTCTGTCTACGTCCTAACGCCCGCGACAACTCAGAATGAAGATATTGTTTCAGCGAATTCCGCGATCCGGTCAGCCAGCGAAATATCCAACATTCTAGGTTTTGCACTAGGCGGCTTTCTACTGGCCCATCTCGGATCCATCACGGCGATCGGAATAAACGTGGCATCTTTCGCGATCGTCGCACTAGTGGGGTACTTCCTGAAGATTCCAAAGAAACTGGAAAATCGCGAAAACGAGAACTCCTTCCAGTTGAACGATTTACTGTTGGGATTTAAGTACACTATCAAAATTAAGCGGCTAAGATTCTTTATCATTTGGGCAGCAGTCGGCAATCTAGCGCTAGCCCCAGTAATGATACTCCTGCCGTCAGTGGTGGACAGGCTTCACCCGGGAAATGAAGCCCTTCTTGGATTGCACTATGTCTCCATGAGCATCGGGGGGCTACTTGGTTCTCTAACACTACCGCTCCTCAAGTTGCCAGCCGACAAAAAGTTCTTCGTGGTATCCACAAGTTTTCTCGCCCTCTTCACCGCAGTGATCGCATTTACGAGCCACACGTCACTCAGCCTGGTTTGCGTCTGCATGATATCGATGACAATGGTAGTATCCTCAATTCAAGTCGTATCCGAATTTCAGAAAACCGTCGATATCGACATCCTCGGCAAGTCCATTTCAAGCTTCGAATTCTTCGGATCCCTCGGGCTTCCCTTTGCGATCATTGCGAGCGGCTTCTTTTCTACAGTCTTCAGCATCGAGTCCATTCTCCTCTGGGCGGCCGTCCTTCTGCTTGCGGTAGCAACCTACGCCATGGTTTCAGACTCACTTAAAACAAACTCAACCGGTCTGGAGCCATCGGAGTAG
- a CDS encoding YcaO-like family protein — protein sequence MKDRLPSQTISLIRDSLRDLEILTAETSFIEATSGIYSVTVEDINNGVSTNGKGTTKELALASAYAEFMERLQNDALYNNPVFKSLSSKPHFFADEEYTDVQTLNPTERKLISEIIGGASEKVIQARDKISTVPAFHYNSGRIIRFPNRLHSVFMGSNGMCAGNTPEEAITQGLFEIFERNSIRAVYEKEATFPIFKDSLLESLGVLGMISKLRKHGIAIKVLDASLNGEFPVISVVAVDLENSHYKVGFGSDTHIKTAIERTITEIFQGLNIESFKESLQDTYLTKHHNERLELTKSYCTGTGRYRSEYINETRTTSTIPDCFKIHDEPNEAKLKLLLTHLKGRGLDIYIRNNTVFGFPAFNIHVSKLSNPYSATEEHIADILAYPEAAEILRRGKNASSDQQSLATEIFSRIIKSPEFKYSFSTDNSTKILFPHLSRVRRGSSDFDAYFSIARLAHSTGNYMLAFQSLQEYEKMVNVVNSSILSLYKQFFLLMHHLEDSTKVESILVDLFGPSAREEIQPLFDNDNALENTNYPDCPHCQTCSYKEHCNFETWKATHDRLTRKMIQPDQNLRKVLYSASQPRSA from the coding sequence ATGAAAGACAGGCTACCTTCACAAACAATTTCATTGATCCGCGACTCACTGAGAGATCTAGAGATTCTCACTGCCGAGACTTCGTTCATTGAAGCGACGTCAGGCATCTACTCCGTGACCGTCGAAGATATTAATAACGGAGTAAGTACGAACGGTAAAGGCACGACCAAAGAACTGGCTTTAGCCAGTGCATACGCCGAGTTCATGGAACGACTCCAAAATGACGCCCTCTACAATAACCCTGTCTTCAAATCACTCAGCTCGAAACCCCATTTCTTCGCAGATGAGGAATACACTGACGTCCAAACGCTCAACCCTACTGAACGAAAACTAATTTCCGAGATAATCGGAGGAGCTTCAGAAAAGGTAATTCAAGCGCGCGACAAGATATCCACCGTACCAGCTTTCCACTACAACTCCGGTCGGATCATACGCTTCCCCAATCGCTTGCACTCCGTTTTTATGGGTTCAAACGGTATGTGCGCCGGCAATACGCCCGAGGAAGCCATCACTCAAGGTCTGTTCGAGATCTTCGAAAGAAACTCCATACGAGCAGTCTATGAAAAAGAAGCAACATTCCCCATTTTCAAAGATTCTCTACTGGAGTCCCTTGGCGTGCTAGGGATGATTTCGAAGCTAAGGAAGCATGGAATCGCAATCAAGGTACTCGACGCTTCTCTGAACGGCGAATTCCCCGTAATCTCTGTCGTCGCAGTAGACCTCGAAAACAGTCACTACAAAGTAGGCTTCGGGTCAGACACGCATATCAAGACCGCAATAGAGCGAACCATAACGGAAATATTCCAAGGGTTAAACATAGAGTCTTTCAAGGAAAGTCTGCAAGACACCTACCTGACGAAACATCACAATGAAAGGTTGGAATTAACCAAAAGCTATTGCACCGGAACTGGGAGATACAGAAGCGAATACATAAACGAGACCCGCACTACCTCTACAATTCCGGACTGCTTCAAAATTCATGATGAACCCAACGAGGCGAAGCTCAAGCTATTGTTGACCCATCTAAAAGGAAGAGGTCTGGATATCTACATTAGAAACAACACCGTATTCGGTTTTCCGGCCTTCAACATTCATGTATCCAAACTGTCAAATCCATACTCTGCCACAGAGGAGCATATCGCCGACATACTAGCTTATCCAGAGGCTGCCGAAATCCTTAGGCGAGGGAAAAATGCATCATCAGATCAACAATCACTAGCTACGGAAATTTTCAGTCGAATAATAAAGTCTCCAGAATTCAAATACTCCTTCAGCACAGACAACTCGACGAAGATTCTTTTTCCTCATCTCTCTAGAGTTCGAAGAGGCTCGTCTGATTTCGACGCGTACTTTTCGATAGCACGTCTCGCTCACTCAACAGGCAACTACATGCTCGCGTTCCAAAGCCTTCAGGAATACGAGAAAATGGTAAATGTAGTCAACAGTTCGATACTGTCTCTGTACAAACAGTTCTTCCTGTTAATGCATCACCTCGAAGACAGCACCAAAGTCGAATCAATTCTCGTCGACCTATTCGGACCTTCAGCGCGGGAAGAGATACAACCTCTATTCGACAACGACAACGCCCTCGAGAATACAAACTACCCCGATTGCCCGCACTGCCAAACTTGCAGCTACAAGGAACATTGCAATTTCGAAACTTGGAAAGCCACCCACGATAGGCTGACGAGAAAAATGATACAACCTGACCAGAACCTTCGAAAGGTTCTATACAGCGCGTCCCAACCAAGGTCCGCATGA